The Lactuca sativa cultivar Salinas chromosome 2, Lsat_Salinas_v11, whole genome shotgun sequence genome includes a window with the following:
- the LOC111888365 gene encoding sterol 3-beta-glucosyltransferase UGT80A2: MEFLQQEEFPHPLSRVKQSSGYRFSYQIGDSLTWLGIRDMINDVWKKKLNLRPITYFSGTQGSENDIPHGYIWSPHLVPKPKDWGPKIYVVGFFFLDLTSNYKPPEELLRWLEAGPKPIYIGFGSLMSFLYPYN, from the exons atggagtttctTCAACAGGAGGAATTTCCTCATCCTCTATCCCGTGTCAAGCAATCATCTGGATATAGA TTTTCATATCAGATAGGTGACTCTTTAACCTGGCTTGGAATTCGAGACATGATAAATGATGTTTGGAAGAAAAAGTTGAATCTGCGACCTATCACTTATTTTAGTGGTACTCAAGGCTCTGAGAATGATATTCCACATGGATACATATGGAGTCCTCATCTTGTTCCTAAACCAAAAG ATTGGGGACCTAAAATTTATGTGGTTGGATTTTTTTTCCTTGATCTCACATCAAACTACAAACCCCCTGAAGAACTTCTACGCTGGCTTGAAGCTGGCCCAAAGCCAATCTACATTGGCTTTGGTAGCCTTATGAGTTTTCTTTATCCATATAATTAG